The sequence AGTCCAAAACCCGATTCGGAAAGCGAGGCGGACGGCAACATCCCAATAGAACCTGTGATGATGGAGGCTTCGTCAGAAAGGATATCTCCAAACATATTTTCGCAAAGCATGACATCGAATTGTTTTGGTTTTACGATGAGTTGCATCGCCGCATTGTCTACGTAAAGGTGTTCCAAAATACAATCAGAGTATTCTGCTTTGTGAAGGGCTACTACCACTTCTCTCCAGAGAACAGATGTTGTTAATACGTTTGCCTTATCAATGCTAGTTACTTTTTTATCTCGTTTTCTTGCTGCATCAAAAGCTGTGCGTGCAATTCGTTCGATTTCACGACGAGAATATCTCATAGTGTCATAAGCGAATTCTTCTGGGCCAGAACCTTCTCTACCTTTTGGTTTTCCAAAGTAGATTCCAGAAGTCAATTCCCGAAGGATTAAAATATCGAGTCCATCTCCAATGATATCTCCGCGAATGGGACTTGCTTTTTTTAATTCGGGATAAATGATCGCGGGCCGAAGGTTCGCAAATAAATCAAAGTGTTTGCGGAGTGGTAGTAGGGCACCGCGTTCTGGTTGTCTATCCGGAGGTAAGGTTTCCCATTTAGGTCCACCTACTGATCCAAAAAATATAGCACTTGCAGATTCACAGAGTTTTAAAGTTTCATCGGGAAGGGGAAACCCAGTGGCGTCAATAGCGGCACCACCAACTAATGCATGTTCAAAGGTAAATTCGGAAGATTTTTTTCCTAATGCTTTTTTGACCACTTGTAAGGCCACGTCCATCACTTCTGGACCAATTCCGTCTCCGGCGAGTACTGCTACTTTTTTCATTTCATATCCTTTAATACTGATTCTAAAATATCCAATCCTTCTGTTGCTTTTTCTATGCTTAAGATGAGAGGGGGTATAATTCTAATAACATTCCCTGCTGTGCTATTCACAACAAGCCCACGTTTCAAACATTCTTCGACCACGGGCCTTGATTCGGAATACAATTCCACACCAATATGAAGCCCGCGACCCCTCACTTGTTTGATTTTGCCTGTGGATTCCATCATTGTTTTTAACCTTGCAAACATTTGTTCTGAAATCGT is a genomic window of Leptospira brenneri containing:
- the leuB gene encoding 3-isopropylmalate dehydrogenase, which gives rise to MKKVAVLAGDGIGPEVMDVALQVVKKALGKKSSEFTFEHALVGGAAIDATGFPLPDETLKLCESASAIFFGSVGGPKWETLPPDRQPERGALLPLRKHFDLFANLRPAIIYPELKKASPIRGDIIGDGLDILILRELTSGIYFGKPKGREGSGPEEFAYDTMRYSRREIERIARTAFDAARKRDKKVTSIDKANVLTTSVLWREVVVALHKAEYSDCILEHLYVDNAAMQLIVKPKQFDVMLCENMFGDILSDEASIITGSIGMLPSASLSESGFGLYEPSGGSAPDIAGKGIANPIAQILSGALMLRYSFGLESEAVAIENAIRTVLKKGFRTRDIAEEGTSVLGTKEIGVEIEKALG